A window from Bosea sp. ANAM02 encodes these proteins:
- a CDS encoding ABC transporter ATP-binding protein: MTERERRIGPDGGGDALLSVEGLTVGFRTARGYADILHAVSFAVRPGTTTCIVGESGSGKSVSCQAVLGLLPGNGRRTAGRILFEGRDLAAASEAELETIRGRGVGMVFQDPLGSLNPLHTVGTQLRETLRLHTALSEPQRQARALELLRLVGIPEPEQRLASYVHQFSGGMAQRVMIAMALACEPRLLIADEPTTALDVTIQAQILDLLNRLKAELGMAILFVTHDLGVVAEMADDVVVMRHGRVVEAGPAERLLKAPEAPYTRELLAAMPRLDVAAPVYRERAAS, from the coding sequence GTGACGGAAAGGGAACGCAGGATCGGCCCCGACGGGGGCGGCGATGCGCTGCTCTCCGTCGAGGGACTGACCGTCGGCTTCCGCACCGCCAGAGGCTATGCCGACATCCTGCACGCGGTCTCCTTCGCCGTGCGGCCGGGCACGACGACCTGCATCGTCGGCGAAAGCGGCAGCGGCAAGAGCGTCTCCTGCCAGGCGGTGCTCGGTCTGCTGCCTGGGAACGGGCGCCGGACGGCGGGGCGCATCCTGTTCGAAGGGCGCGACCTCGCCGCCGCCAGCGAGGCCGAGCTGGAGACCATCCGCGGCCGCGGCGTCGGCATGGTGTTCCAGGACCCGCTGGGATCGCTCAACCCGCTGCACACGGTCGGGACACAGTTGCGCGAGACCTTGCGCCTGCACACCGCGCTTTCCGAGCCGCAGCGTCAGGCCCGCGCGCTGGAGCTTCTGCGCCTCGTCGGCATCCCCGAGCCGGAGCAGCGCCTCGCATCCTATGTCCACCAGTTCTCCGGCGGCATGGCGCAGCGCGTCATGATCGCGATGGCGCTGGCTTGCGAGCCGCGCCTGCTGATCGCGGACGAGCCGACCACCGCGCTCGACGTCACCATCCAGGCGCAGATCCTCGACCTCCTGAACAGGCTCAAGGCCGAGCTCGGCATGGCGATCCTGTTCGTCACCCATGATCTCGGCGTCGTCGCCGAGATGGCCGACGACGTCGTGGTGATGCGCCATGGCCGCGTCGTCGAAGCCGGCCCGGCGGAGCGCCTGCTCAAGGCCCCTGAAGCGCCCTATACGCGCGAGCTGCTGGCAGCGATGCCGCGCCTCGACGTTGCCGCGCCGGTCTATCGCGAACGGGCAGCGTCATGA
- a CDS encoding ABC transporter ATP-binding protein, whose protein sequence is MSAAIEPLLRVSGLRRHFGGGRTFLRTQRTIRAVEDVSLTLRIGETLGLVGESGCGKSTTGRMIVGLERPSGGEILFKGRDLTSLTPKDWQRQRRDIQMIFQNPQSALDPRLSIGRQIREPLDLHEIGERSGRDAEVLSLMQAVALAPEMADRFPHQISGGQAQRVVIARALAMKPSLIVCDEPVSALDVSVQATVTELLQELQERFDIAYLFISHDLRVVKKLSHRIAVMYLGQIVEEGPTDPVYQQPMHPYTMALLAAIPDLSAAREARSVRLAGDPPSPANPPAGCHFHTRCPYARPRCSAEMPKLRPMGEGRSVRCHFAGELGVAS, encoded by the coding sequence ATGAGCGCCGCGATCGAGCCCTTGCTGCGCGTCTCAGGTTTGCGCCGGCATTTCGGCGGCGGGCGCACCTTCCTGCGGACGCAGCGGACCATCCGCGCCGTCGAGGACGTCTCGCTGACCCTGCGGATCGGCGAGACGCTCGGGCTCGTCGGCGAATCCGGCTGCGGGAAATCGACGACAGGTCGAATGATCGTCGGGCTCGAGCGGCCGAGCGGCGGCGAAATCCTGTTCAAGGGCCGCGACCTCACAAGCCTGACGCCGAAGGATTGGCAGCGGCAGCGCCGCGACATCCAGATGATCTTCCAGAACCCGCAATCGGCGCTCGATCCGCGGCTCAGCATCGGCCGGCAGATCCGCGAGCCGCTCGACCTGCACGAGATCGGCGAACGCAGCGGGCGCGACGCGGAAGTCCTAAGCCTGATGCAGGCCGTGGCGCTGGCGCCGGAGATGGCGGACCGCTTCCCGCATCAGATCAGCGGCGGGCAGGCACAGCGGGTGGTGATCGCGCGGGCGCTGGCGATGAAGCCGAGCCTGATCGTCTGCGACGAGCCGGTCTCGGCGCTCGACGTCTCCGTGCAGGCGACGGTGACGGAGCTTTTGCAGGAGCTGCAGGAGCGCTTCGACATCGCCTATCTCTTCATCTCGCACGACCTGCGCGTGGTGAAGAAGCTCTCGCACCGCATCGCCGTGATGTATCTCGGCCAGATCGTCGAGGAAGGCCCGACGGACCCGGTCTACCAACAGCCGATGCACCCCTATACGATGGCCCTGCTCGCCGCGATTCCGGACCTTTCGGCCGCGCGCGAGGCCCGGTCCGTGCGCCTCGCAGGCGATCCGCCCTCGCCGGCCAACCCGCCGGCCGGCTGCCATTTCCACACGCGCTGTCCCTATGCCCGTCCGCGCTGCTCGGCCGAGATGCCGAAGCTGCGTCCAATGGGCGAAGGCCGCAGCGTCCGCTGCCATTTTGCTGGTGAACTGGGAGTTGCGTCATGA